The uncultured Desulfuromonas sp. genome has a segment encoding these proteins:
- a CDS encoding diguanylate cyclase, protein MTIDSSCYKQILDNLSEPVYFTDKDRRILYWNNAAEQLTGYAAEEVIGSLCQDGPLHHVDVKNVPLCENYCPLKTCIDTGLPQEKLVFVAHKDGRRLPIFVKTSAVFDGNGKVAGAVETFSDATEMLEMRELNSELRRQTHLDALTGIPNRQAFMDAMDREWFRFKRYKTPFSVLALDVDYFKQFNDAYGRSTGDKVLQWLVKRLRSSLRRADILGRIEGDKFMILLSYSNRKSTMKVANMVLDIIRREPCLDLPIAMTVSIGAVTIEENETMDQLMDRVEKALERSKEMGRNQVTFWG, encoded by the coding sequence ATGACTATTGATTCGTCCTGTTATAAGCAGATTTTGGATAACCTGTCTGAGCCGGTCTATTTCACCGATAAGGATAGACGGATTTTGTATTGGAACAATGCGGCGGAACAGCTGACGGGCTATGCGGCGGAAGAAGTGATCGGCTCCCTGTGTCAGGATGGCCCACTGCATCATGTGGATGTCAAAAATGTCCCGCTGTGTGAAAACTATTGTCCGCTGAAAACCTGTATTGATACCGGGTTGCCTCAGGAAAAGCTGGTGTTTGTCGCCCACAAAGATGGTCGGCGTTTGCCGATTTTCGTTAAAACCAGTGCCGTTTTTGACGGCAACGGTAAAGTGGCCGGCGCGGTTGAGACCTTCTCCGATGCCACGGAAATGCTGGAGATGCGTGAGCTCAACAGCGAGCTGCGCCGTCAAACCCACTTAGATGCGTTGACCGGTATTCCCAACCGTCAGGCGTTCATGGATGCGATGGATCGCGAATGGTTCCGTTTTAAGCGCTACAAGACGCCCTTTTCCGTCCTGGCTCTCGACGTCGACTACTTCAAGCAATTTAATGATGCCTATGGGCGTTCCACCGGCGACAAAGTGTTGCAGTGGTTGGTTAAACGGCTGCGTTCTTCGTTGCGTCGTGCCGATATTCTCGGCCGCATCGAAGGGGACAAGTTTATGATCCTGTTGTCCTACTCAAATCGCAAGTCGACGATGAAAGTCGCCAACATGGTGCTGGATATTATCCGTCGTGAGCCGTGTCTTGACTTGCCTATCGCGATGACGGTGAGTATCGGTGCGGTCACCATCGAAGAAAATGAGACCATGGACCAATTGATGGATCGGGTGGAAAAAGCCCTGGAACGCTCCAAAGAGATGGGGCGCAATCAAGTCACCTTCTGGGGCTGA
- the ndk gene encoding nucleoside-diphosphate kinase gives MERTFAIIKPDAFAAGSAGKIIARIYEEGFKIVGLKKLYMSKVEAEGFYYVHKERPFFGELTDFMSSGPCVVMALEADNAIAKWRDLMGATNPAEAAEGTLRREFGSSIGENATHGSDAPETAAFELSYFFNGLELL, from the coding sequence ATGGAAAGAACTTTTGCTATCATCAAGCCTGATGCATTCGCTGCCGGTTCTGCCGGTAAAATCATCGCCCGCATTTACGAAGAAGGTTTCAAGATCGTCGGCCTGAAAAAGCTCTACATGAGCAAAGTTGAAGCCGAAGGTTTTTACTATGTCCATAAAGAGCGCCCTTTCTTCGGCGAACTGACTGATTTCATGAGCAGTGGTCCCTGCGTTGTGATGGCTCTCGAAGCGGACAATGCTATTGCCAAGTGGCGTGATCTGATGGGCGCCACCAATCCGGCTGAAGCCGCAGAAGGGACTCTGCGTCGTGAATTCGGCAGCAGCATTGGCGAAAACGCCACTCACGGTTCTGACGCACCGGAAACGGCTGCTTTTGAGCTGTCCTACTTCTTCAATGGCCTGGAGCTGCTCTAA
- a CDS encoding DHH family phosphoesterase: protein MDLQRSLEISERMIEKVRGKRNILIVAHDNPDPDALAAAYALSHLFLVKTGQSAVIASGGIVGRRENRTMVDKLEIAVVPMNKIDRCQFDVVCMVDSQPGTGNSTLPEDHRVDIIVDHHPQRVEVTDNMIVDIRNDYGACATILYEYLLAHDVYLGTRLATAMFYAIRSETQDLGREWFPPDRKAYQELLSLSNNRILFDIAHAKVPRNYFLNFNRALESARIFHDVLVFNLFEVDHPDMVAEMADFLLRMEGVGVVLGMGCCDQEEVLSLRLDREDLFAGKIIRTVVEGLGSAGGHGMIAGGQIRPMTGNHAIQKELENTLIKRLLKELDYEPVKGRRLLAVDGNN from the coding sequence ATGGATTTGCAGCGCTCACTGGAAATCAGTGAACGGATGATTGAAAAGGTTCGCGGCAAGCGTAACATTCTGATTGTCGCCCATGACAATCCGGATCCGGATGCTCTGGCGGCCGCTTATGCCCTGAGCCATCTGTTTCTGGTCAAGACCGGCCAGAGTGCTGTCATTGCCAGTGGCGGCATTGTTGGCCGCCGGGAAAATCGCACCATGGTCGACAAGCTCGAAATTGCCGTGGTGCCGATGAATAAGATTGATCGTTGTCAATTCGATGTGGTGTGCATGGTGGACAGTCAGCCGGGCACCGGCAACAGCACCCTGCCGGAAGATCATCGTGTCGATATTATTGTCGATCATCATCCGCAACGGGTCGAAGTGACCGATAACATGATCGTCGATATCCGCAACGATTACGGCGCCTGCGCGACGATTCTTTATGAATACCTTCTTGCCCATGACGTCTATCTGGGAACCCGCCTGGCGACGGCCATGTTCTATGCCATTCGTTCCGAGACGCAGGATCTGGGGCGCGAATGGTTTCCCCCGGACCGGAAGGCTTATCAGGAATTGCTCAGCCTGAGCAATAACCGGATCCTCTTTGATATTGCCCACGCCAAGGTGCCGCGTAACTATTTTCTTAACTTTAACCGGGCGTTGGAATCCGCGCGCATTTTCCACGATGTGCTGGTGTTTAATCTGTTTGAGGTGGATCATCCCGATATGGTCGCTGAAATGGCGGATTTCCTTTTGCGTATGGAAGGGGTTGGCGTCGTGCTCGGCATGGGCTGTTGTGATCAGGAGGAAGTGTTGTCACTGCGCTTGGATCGGGAAGACCTGTTTGCCGGGAAAATTATTCGCACGGTTGTTGAAGGGCTTGGTTCGGCCGGCGGCCACGGCATGATTGCCGGTGGCCAGATCCGTCCAATGACCGGCAATCATGCGATCCAGAAAGAGCTGGAGAACACCCTGATCAAGCGGCTGCTTAAAGAGCTGGATTACGAACCGGTCAAGGGACGCCGCTTGCTGGCTGTCGACGGCAACAATTGA
- the rph gene encoding ribonuclease PH yields the protein MTIRADQRQPDQLRPVSFQRGYTRYAEGSVLVSFGDTVVLCNATVEEGVPPFMRGEGRGWVTAEYAMLPRATQSRNAREAARGKVGGRTHEIQRLIGRALRAVIDFDALGERTIRLDCDVLQADGGTRTASITGAYVALADAVNGLLRDGVLTVSPLKDALAAISVGIVDGRPLLDLNYGEDSKADVDMNIVMTGSGAFVEVQGTAEAQPFTAEQLDAMRALAMKGCAELVEMQRDVLEA from the coding sequence ATGACGATACGTGCCGATCAACGTCAACCGGATCAGTTACGCCCGGTCAGTTTTCAACGTGGTTATACCCGCTATGCCGAAGGGTCCGTGCTGGTCTCGTTTGGCGATACCGTCGTGCTGTGCAACGCCACGGTGGAAGAGGGGGTTCCTCCGTTTATGCGTGGTGAAGGCCGCGGATGGGTGACGGCGGAATATGCCATGCTGCCCAGGGCGACCCAGAGTCGCAATGCTCGCGAAGCGGCTCGCGGCAAAGTCGGGGGGCGCACCCATGAAATTCAGCGGCTCATCGGTCGGGCGCTACGTGCGGTGATCGATTTCGACGCGCTTGGTGAACGCACCATCCGTCTTGATTGTGATGTGCTGCAGGCGGATGGCGGCACGCGTACCGCGTCCATCACCGGAGCCTATGTGGCATTGGCTGATGCGGTTAACGGACTGCTGCGCGATGGGGTGTTGACGGTTTCCCCCCTCAAGGACGCGCTGGCAGCCATCAGTGTCGGCATTGTGGATGGCCGGCCGTTGCTTGATCTCAACTACGGCGAAGATTCCAAAGCTGACGTCGATATGAATATTGTCATGACCGGTTCCGGGGCTTTCGTTGAAGTTCAGGGGACTGCTGAAGCGCAGCCGTTTACGGCCGAGCAACTCGATGCCATGCGGGCGTTGGCCATGAAGGGCTGTGCTGAGCTCGTTGAAATGCAACGCGACGTACTGGAGGCGTAA
- the rlmN gene encoding 23S rRNA (adenine(2503)-C(2))-methyltransferase RlmN, whose protein sequence is MEKLDLKNFSPDELLEFLSGMGKERFRCEQLLRWIYKRGVTDLDEMTDLSKALRNELKEKAYISDWQPEVVETSSDGTRKYLFRLEDGQSIETVRIPMDNDRSTLCISSQVGCAMNCDFCVTGSFGFIRNLSAAEIVNQVCAVAKEGPINNIVLMGMGEPLHNLDNVVRALKIFYAPAGFDYSSRKVTLSTCGLVPQIKELGERIVVNLAVSLNATTNEVRDTLMPINRRYPLEELMDACRRFPMASHRRITFEYILIRDLNDSLADAKRLVKLMHGIRGKINLIPFNEHEGSPYHCPDEATIEAFQTYLLNRDIIAIRRASKGQDISAACGQLKGKLEKQQ, encoded by the coding sequence GTGGAAAAGCTTGATCTGAAAAATTTCAGCCCTGATGAACTTCTCGAGTTTTTATCCGGCATGGGCAAGGAGCGTTTTCGTTGTGAACAGTTGCTGCGCTGGATCTATAAGCGCGGTGTGACTGATCTCGACGAAATGACTGACCTGTCCAAGGCTTTGCGCAACGAACTGAAGGAAAAAGCCTACATTTCCGACTGGCAGCCCGAAGTGGTGGAAACCAGCTCGGACGGCACGCGTAAATATCTGTTTCGTCTCGAAGATGGCCAAAGCATTGAGACGGTGCGCATCCCCATGGATAATGACCGTTCGACCCTGTGTATCTCATCCCAGGTCGGCTGCGCCATGAACTGCGATTTTTGTGTCACCGGCTCTTTCGGCTTTATTCGCAACCTGAGCGCTGCGGAGATTGTTAACCAGGTGTGCGCCGTGGCCAAAGAGGGCCCGATCAACAATATCGTGCTGATGGGCATGGGTGAACCGTTGCATAACCTGGACAATGTGGTGCGGGCCTTGAAAATTTTTTATGCGCCGGCCGGGTTTGATTACAGCTCGCGCAAGGTCACATTGTCCACCTGTGGCCTGGTGCCGCAAATCAAGGAACTGGGTGAGCGGATTGTGGTCAATCTGGCCGTATCGCTCAATGCCACCACCAATGAGGTGCGCGATACGTTGATGCCGATCAATCGTCGCTACCCCCTCGAAGAATTAATGGATGCCTGTCGTCGCTTTCCCATGGCGTCTCATCGACGGATTACCTTTGAATATATTCTCATCCGCGATCTCAATGATTCACTGGCTGACGCCAAAAGACTGGTCAAATTGATGCATGGCATTCGCGGCAAGATTAATCTGATCCCATTTAACGAGCACGAGGGTAGCCCTTACCACTGCCCGGATGAGGCAACGATTGAGGCGTTTCAGACCTACCTGCTTAATCGGGATATTATCGCTATCCGGCGAGCCAGTAAAGGACAGGATATTTCGGCGGCTTGCGGTCAGCTTAAGGGAAAGTTGGAAAAACAGCAGTGA
- a CDS encoding N-acetylmuramoyl-L-alanine amidase, translating to MRRFLLVLIVLLWTSQVVFAAVELSRDGKAPQLLSEVYHHQGMPYLAIDDVLPALGLRGYWNSVAHQYVISTPSGKATFFPGGQYLQLGERFLPIAHPARFIDGRLRVSEDFVLEQLADLLPYSVYYRNLDPQLAVPESSEGALDKLFAFLLRKNKASTEPALRAVAIDPGHGGEETGAIGLNGIKEKNVVLDVARQLEKQVKMKLGIPVFLSRNDDYFLSFDQHLQSARHDNVDAFLLLHAQASLSPQPHGIHLYVRPGEDSFSTSTPSVNDKPSSMMLALRLSEALRDAGFQVQEVTQAPLLPLVPGDLPTVLIELGYLSNQEDYDLLSHEAGQARLAAALFAGLQKFSAQP from the coding sequence ATGCGTCGTTTTTTACTGGTGCTTATTGTCCTGTTGTGGACATCTCAGGTGGTTTTTGCTGCGGTCGAACTGTCCCGTGACGGCAAGGCTCCCCAGTTGTTATCTGAAGTTTATCATCATCAGGGGATGCCGTATCTGGCCATTGATGATGTGCTCCCGGCCTTGGGGCTGCGTGGCTACTGGAATTCCGTGGCGCATCAGTATGTGATTTCGACACCGTCCGGTAAGGCGACATTTTTTCCCGGGGGACAATATTTGCAATTGGGCGAACGCTTTTTACCTATCGCCCATCCAGCGCGTTTTATTGATGGTCGTTTACGGGTTAGCGAGGACTTTGTCCTTGAACAATTAGCCGATCTGTTGCCCTATAGCGTCTATTATCGCAACCTCGATCCGCAACTGGCTGTTCCGGAATCTTCTGAGGGCGCGTTGGACAAACTGTTTGCTTTTCTGCTGCGTAAGAACAAGGCGAGCACAGAGCCTGCTTTGCGGGCCGTGGCCATTGATCCCGGCCACGGTGGTGAAGAAACCGGAGCCATTGGTCTCAACGGCATTAAAGAAAAAAATGTTGTTCTTGATGTTGCGCGTCAGCTGGAAAAACAGGTCAAGATGAAATTGGGCATTCCGGTTTTTCTGAGCCGCAATGACGACTATTTTCTCAGCTTTGATCAGCATCTGCAGAGCGCCCGGCACGATAATGTTGATGCCTTTTTGCTATTGCATGCTCAAGCTTCGTTAAGCCCGCAACCGCATGGCATTCATCTGTACGTGCGTCCTGGAGAAGACAGTTTCAGTACCTCAACGCCGTCGGTCAATGATAAGCCGAGCAGTATGATGTTGGCCCTGCGTTTGAGCGAAGCGTTGCGTGACGCGGGATTTCAGGTGCAGGAGGTGACACAGGCCCCGTTATTGCCTCTGGTGCCCGGTGATTTGCCGACGGTTCTGATCGAATTGGGATATCTGTCTAACCAGGAAGACTATGATCTGTTGAGTCATGAAGCAGGACAGGCTCGACTGGCGGCTGCGCTGTTTGCCGGTTTGCAGAAATTTTCCGCCCAGCCTTGA
- a CDS encoding PfkB family carbohydrate kinase — MSILVVGSVAFDSVETPFGKADDVLGGSGTYFSTSASFFTDVNLVAVVGEDFPAEHVDFLRSRNIDLTGLTTAPGKTFRWAGSYGYDLNEATTLDTQLNVFASFSPRLPDAYLNADYVFLANIDPELQLDVLKQVVRPKLVACDTMNFWIEGKRDALVNTLKYVDVLLINEGEVRQLADEANVVKAAQKVLAMGPKTLVVKRGEYGALMFTEHGVFSAPAYPLETVFDPTGAGDTFAGGFLGYLAGVQDLSDAAMRQAIIFGSVMASFNVEMFSLERMKSLEYAEIEDRYRKFQLLTRFSGIDE; from the coding sequence ATGAGTATTCTGGTTGTTGGTTCCGTTGCTTTTGACAGTGTAGAGACCCCGTTTGGTAAAGCGGATGATGTGCTGGGTGGCTCAGGCACTTATTTTTCCACGTCGGCAAGTTTTTTCACCGATGTGAATCTGGTGGCGGTCGTTGGTGAGGATTTCCCCGCGGAACATGTCGATTTTTTGCGTTCGCGGAATATCGATCTGACCGGTTTGACGACCGCGCCCGGGAAAACCTTTCGCTGGGCTGGGAGTTACGGCTACGATCTCAATGAAGCCACTACCCTTGACACCCAGCTCAATGTGTTTGCCAGTTTCAGCCCCAGGTTGCCGGACGCTTATCTCAACGCGGATTACGTTTTTCTGGCCAATATTGATCCGGAATTGCAATTGGATGTCCTCAAGCAGGTGGTACGGCCCAAGTTGGTGGCCTGTGATACCATGAATTTCTGGATTGAGGGCAAGCGCGATGCCCTGGTCAATACGTTGAAATATGTCGATGTGCTGCTGATCAATGAAGGTGAGGTTCGCCAGCTGGCCGATGAGGCCAATGTGGTGAAAGCGGCACAGAAAGTTCTGGCCATGGGGCCAAAAACACTGGTGGTGAAACGGGGCGAGTACGGCGCGCTGATGTTTACCGAGCACGGCGTGTTCTCGGCACCGGCATATCCTCTGGAGACCGTCTTTGATCCGACCGGTGCCGGTGATACCTTTGCCGGTGGTTTTCTGGGCTATCTGGCCGGTGTGCAGGATTTATCGGACGCGGCCATGCGTCAGGCAATTATTTTCGGCAGTGTTATGGCATCGTTCAATGTTGAGATGTTCAGCCTGGAGCGGATGAAGAGTCTGGAATATGCGGAGATCGAGGACCGTTACCGCAAATTTCAGTTGCTGACCCGCTTTTCCGGGATTGATGAGTAG
- a CDS encoding XTP/dITP diphosphatase, which produces MQLVVATQNQGKLTEIRRVLADSGIEVVGMDAFDDLTPAEEDGATFADNAHKKALAIARQTGRLCLADDSGLVVAALDGRPGVYSARYAGVDATDAQNNALLVKDLAGVSEEQRQAAFCCVMALCSPDDDCQLFEGRIEGRILEQAKGQGGFGYDPLFFVESHGCTMAELPLDEKNRISHRGQALQKVVVVLKSL; this is translated from the coding sequence ATGCAATTGGTTGTGGCGACACAGAATCAGGGTAAGTTAACGGAGATTCGCCGTGTCCTGGCGGATAGCGGTATTGAGGTCGTCGGCATGGATGCCTTTGATGATCTGACTCCGGCAGAAGAAGACGGGGCGACGTTTGCTGATAATGCCCACAAAAAAGCTCTGGCCATTGCCCGCCAGACCGGCCGGTTGTGTCTGGCGGATGATTCCGGACTCGTGGTTGCCGCTCTGGACGGTCGTCCCGGGGTCTATTCAGCACGTTATGCCGGCGTGGACGCCACGGATGCACAGAATAATGCCCTGTTGGTCAAGGACCTGGCAGGTGTTTCTGAAGAACAGAGGCAGGCGGCATTTTGTTGTGTGATGGCCCTGTGTTCGCCTGATGACGACTGTCAGCTGTTTGAAGGCCGCATTGAAGGGCGGATTCTTGAGCAGGCCAAAGGGCAGGGTGGTTTTGGCTATGATCCATTGTTCTTTGTAGAATCGCACGGATGCACCATGGCTGAATTGCCGTTAGATGAAAAGAATCGGATCAGCCACCGCGGCCAGGCGCTACAAAAAGTTGTTGTCGTACTGAAATCACTGTAA
- a CDS encoding chloride channel protein, which produces MVTTRTRVFSPRERMRGHGWRIVFLLLIAAMIGVVTGTLAVAFRYLLLETTAFFWGESYDLVSATASMPWYLIVAIPVAGGLILGPIIERFAPEARGAGVPEVIESVVTREGNIRHRTTLFKMFCTTLSLGCGASVGREGPVVHIGSSVGSSLAQVMKLSPEWKRVFLACGAAAGIAATFNAPMAGMLFAAEIILVDFQINYLSQIAVSSVTATVVSHRFLGSFPTFDVPAFQLLSYWEIPLYLILGILAGFFAILFIQLINRVEDGCNVIGLPLWSRPALGGVLVGALALLSPYVLGVGYQAINEVLTADLLPGVMVAILLAKLAATAFSVGVGFSGGIFAPSLVLGGLLGGLFGCLVEAFAPHMVAGFPVYALVGMAAMVSGTTLAPITAIFTIFELTYNFEIILPLMTSCIASLVIVQTFYGLSIYETRLVRRGVKIVRGRDINLLRSLLVADYMEQDFEQVDERMPLGQLVALAQDSAYPHFVVVNEEGRMVGMVSMRDLKACLSEMGELCELVVASEIMTRKVITITPQHNLETAFELFEGKPISTLPVVSARDAQHVVGILKKTTLIHAYNQNILKIGVGK; this is translated from the coding sequence ATGGTGACCACCCGTACCCGCGTGTTTTCGCCGCGTGAACGGATGCGTGGTCATGGCTGGCGGATTGTCTTTTTACTGTTGATTGCCGCGATGATCGGTGTGGTGACCGGAACCTTGGCGGTCGCCTTCCGTTACCTGTTGTTGGAGACAACGGCATTTTTTTGGGGAGAATCCTACGACCTGGTTTCCGCCACGGCATCGATGCCCTGGTATCTGATTGTGGCAATACCGGTAGCAGGCGGTTTAATCCTCGGGCCGATTATTGAACGCTTCGCTCCTGAGGCCCGCGGAGCCGGGGTGCCGGAAGTGATTGAATCCGTGGTGACGCGCGAGGGCAATATCCGTCATCGCACCACGCTGTTTAAAATGTTCTGTACCACGCTGTCGCTGGGGTGCGGAGCCTCCGTTGGTCGTGAGGGTCCGGTGGTGCATATCGGCTCTTCGGTCGGCTCTTCGCTGGCTCAGGTGATGAAATTATCTCCGGAGTGGAAACGGGTGTTTCTCGCCTGCGGCGCGGCTGCCGGCATTGCCGCCACCTTTAATGCCCCCATGGCCGGGATGTTGTTTGCCGCGGAGATCATCCTGGTTGATTTCCAGATCAATTATTTGAGTCAGATTGCCGTGTCTTCGGTGACGGCAACCGTGGTGTCCCACCGCTTTCTCGGCTCGTTTCCCACCTTTGATGTTCCGGCATTTCAGCTGCTCAGCTATTGGGAGATTCCGCTTTATCTCATCCTCGGTATTCTGGCCGGATTTTTCGCCATTCTTTTCATTCAGTTGATCAACCGGGTTGAGGATGGCTGTAACGTTATCGGGCTGCCGCTGTGGTCGCGTCCGGCGCTCGGCGGTGTGCTGGTCGGTGCCCTGGCTTTGTTGTCGCCGTATGTCCTCGGGGTCGGCTACCAGGCGATTAACGAAGTGTTGACGGCTGACTTGCTGCCGGGGGTGATGGTGGCGATTTTGTTGGCTAAATTGGCGGCGACGGCCTTTTCCGTCGGTGTCGGTTTTTCCGGGGGGATTTTTGCACCGTCTCTGGTGTTGGGTGGTTTGCTCGGTGGTCTGTTCGGTTGTCTGGTCGAAGCGTTTGCCCCACACATGGTCGCCGGTTTTCCCGTCTATGCCCTGGTCGGGATGGCGGCGATGGTCAGCGGCACGACCCTGGCACCGATTACGGCGATTTTTACCATTTTTGAACTGACCTACAATTTTGAAATTATCCTGCCGTTGATGACCAGCTGTATTGCCAGCCTGGTGATTGTCCAGACATTTTACGGCCTGTCCATTTATGAAACACGGCTGGTGCGGCGTGGTGTCAAGATTGTCCGCGGCCGTGATATCAATCTGTTGCGCTCACTGTTGGTGGCCGATTACATGGAACAGGATTTTGAGCAGGTCGACGAACGCATGCCGCTCGGCCAGCTGGTGGCTTTGGCCCAGGATAGCGCGTATCCGCATTTCGTCGTGGTCAACGAAGAGGGGCGCATGGTGGGAATGGTGTCCATGCGTGATTTAAAAGCCTGTTTGAGCGAAATGGGTGAGTTGTGTGAGCTGGTGGTCGCCTCGGAGATCATGACCCGCAAGGTGATTACGATTACGCCACAGCACAATCTGGAAACCGCTTTTGAGCTGTTTGAGGGCAAACCCATTTCAACTTTGCCGGTGGTGAGTGCGCGTGATGCGCAGCATGTGGTGGGAATCCTTAAAAAAACTACGTTGATTCATGCCTATAACCAGAACATTCTCAAGATCGGAGTTGGCAAATGA
- a CDS encoding TIGR00725 family protein: MNARQTGSRPLVAVIGAGNVTEEQYQQALAVGKGLGQAGIHVVCGGLGGVMEAVSRGCRENGGEVLGLLPGSDTQQANPWVSYPLPTGLGHSRNMLVAQAASVVIAIAGEYGTLSELAIALKTGRTVISLGAWPEVPGLICVESADEAVGRAVKILVSAGDD, encoded by the coding sequence ATGAACGCGCGTCAAACCGGTTCACGCCCGCTGGTTGCCGTAATTGGTGCCGGTAACGTGACGGAGGAGCAGTATCAACAGGCTCTGGCGGTCGGCAAAGGACTTGGTCAAGCCGGTATTCATGTGGTGTGTGGCGGACTTGGCGGGGTGATGGAAGCGGTGTCTCGCGGCTGCCGTGAAAACGGCGGTGAGGTGCTCGGCTTGTTGCCGGGCAGCGATACGCAACAGGCCAATCCGTGGGTCAGTTATCCGTTGCCCACCGGGCTTGGACATAGCCGTAACATGTTGGTGGCGCAGGCTGCGTCGGTTGTTATTGCCATTGCCGGTGAGTATGGTACGTTGTCCGAATTGGCCATCGCCTTGAAAACCGGGCGCACGGTGATCAGTCTCGGCGCTTGGCCGGAGGTTCCCGGATTGATTTGCGTGGAGAGTGCGGACGAGGCCGTTGGCAGGGCCGTGAAGATCCTTGTTTCAGCAGGGGATGATTGA
- a CDS encoding tetratricopeptide repeat protein yields MTRLIIGSILLVAFLVGGCAPTTKPKDEVRAHHKMAQSYLAKKQYTKALQELLTAEELAPDDAAIQANLGETYYAKRAYDLSEKHFKKSLALDPDNPNVENNLAALYLDMHRWDDAARLFRKVSDNLLYSYRVRSLAGLGVAYQRGGDYIKAILAFNEALESAPDSTGVMALQAQTYMRMGKYDLARKQLQKVVKLAPEFSAARLMLGECYLSLEDNEAAAEQFREVANREDGTERGDKAREYLQMLQDPS; encoded by the coding sequence ATGACGCGTTTGATTATCGGGAGTATTCTTTTGGTTGCATTTCTTGTCGGTGGCTGTGCCCCCACGACCAAACCGAAGGATGAGGTCCGTGCCCACCACAAGATGGCGCAATCCTATCTGGCGAAGAAGCAATACACCAAGGCGCTCCAGGAATTGCTGACGGCAGAAGAACTGGCCCCGGATGATGCCGCCATTCAAGCTAATTTGGGTGAGACGTATTATGCCAAGCGTGCCTATGATCTGTCGGAAAAGCATTTCAAAAAATCTTTGGCCCTGGATCCCGACAATCCCAATGTCGAGAACAATCTGGCAGCCCTGTATCTGGACATGCACCGCTGGGACGATGCCGCCCGATTGTTTCGCAAAGTTTCGGATAATTTGTTGTATTCCTATCGTGTGCGCTCGCTGGCCGGGTTAGGGGTCGCCTATCAGCGTGGCGGCGATTACATCAAAGCAATTCTGGCGTTTAACGAGGCCCTTGAAAGTGCGCCCGACAGTACCGGGGTTATGGCATTACAGGCGCAGACCTATATGCGCATGGGAAAATATGATCTGGCTCGCAAGCAATTGCAGAAGGTGGTGAAGCTGGCACCGGAGTTCTCCGCGGCACGCCTGATGTTGGGTGAATGCTATCTTTCTCTGGAGGATAATGAGGCCGCCGCTGAGCAATTTCGTGAGGTGGCTAATCGTGAAGACGGCACGGAACGTGGTGATAAGGCGCGCGAATATCTGCAGATGTTGCAGGATCCTTCCTGA
- the mtnP gene encoding S-methyl-5'-thioadenosine phosphorylase — protein MAQAVIGVIGGSGLYEMENLEQVEEVRLQTPFGEPSDAYVTGMLGDVKLVFLPRHGRGHRLLPSEVPYRANIYGMKMLGVEQIISVSAVGSMKEDIAPGHIVLPDQFFDRTTKRVSTFFGDGIVGHVQFADPVCPALVEILDSAAQKAGAKVHKGGTYICIEGPNFSTRAESLIFRSWGVDVIGMTNLPEARLAREAEICYATVALATDYDCWHQDHDDVSVEAVVEVIHQNVAMAKKIIAEAAALIEDKNSCVCGEALKYAVMTDPAQIPAATRQRLDLLLGRYLEEK, from the coding sequence ATGGCGCAAGCGGTGATTGGCGTAATCGGCGGCAGCGGCCTGTACGAAATGGAAAATCTGGAGCAGGTGGAAGAGGTGCGCCTGCAGACACCTTTTGGCGAACCTTCGGATGCCTACGTGACCGGCATGCTCGGAGATGTGAAACTGGTGTTTTTGCCCCGCCATGGCCGTGGCCATCGTCTGCTTCCTTCCGAAGTGCCGTATCGGGCGAATATCTACGGTATGAAGATGCTCGGTGTCGAACAGATCATCTCCGTGTCGGCCGTCGGCAGTATGAAGGAAGACATTGCCCCCGGTCATATCGTTCTTCCCGATCAGTTTTTTGACCGGACCACCAAGCGCGTATCGACCTTTTTCGGTGACGGCATTGTCGGGCATGTCCAGTTCGCCGACCCGGTATGTCCTGCTCTGGTGGAGATTCTCGACAGCGCAGCACAAAAAGCCGGCGCGAAGGTCCACAAGGGAGGTACCTATATCTGTATTGAGGGGCCGAACTTTTCGACGCGTGCTGAATCGCTGATTTTTCGTAGCTGGGGCGTTGATGTGATCGGCATGACCAACCTGCCCGAGGCGCGTCTGGCCCGCGAAGCGGAAATCTGCTATGCCACGGTGGCGTTGGCGACGGATTATGATTGCTGGCATCAGGATCACGACGATGTGTCGGTGGAGGCTGTGGTCGAGGTGATCCATCAGAATGTGGCCATGGCGAAAAAAATTATTGCCGAAGCCGCAGCCCTGATCGAGGACAAAAACAGCTGTGTTTGCGGTGAAGCACTCAAATACGCGGTCATGACGGATCCGGCTCAGATTCCAGCCGCAACCCGTCAGCGTCTGGATCTGTTGCTGGGACGTTATTTGGAGGAGAAATAG